CGCGGTCTTCATCGACAACATGTTCCGGCCCTGGTCGGACGCCGAGGTGAAACGGAGCATCTTCAAGGACAAGCCCTTCACGCTCATCACGCTGCCTTACGAGAAGCTGGATCCCAAGCGCTACGCGGGTCGCCTGCGCGAGGACCCGCGTCTGGGCCACACCTCGACGATGGTCGTCGCCATGGACTTCGACCGCCGCCTCGGCGTCGTCTACGGCTCGGCCTACTGCGGCAGCAACAAGAAGCTCATCTTCACGGTGATGAACTACCTCCTGCCGCCGGCCGGGATTCTGCCCCTGCACTGCAGCGCCAACGAGGGGCCGGCCGGTGACAGCGCGCTGCTCCTCGGCCTCTCGGGCACGGGCAAGACCACCCTCTCCGCCGATGCCACGCGCGCTCTGCTCGGCGACGACGAGCACGGCTGGAGCGAGAGTGGCATCGCCAACTTCGAGTACGGCTGCTACGCGAAGCTGATCGACCTCGACCCGGCGAAGGAGCCGGAAATCTACAGGGCCTGCTTCCACGAAGCGAAGGTGGAGGAGCACGGTGCCGTCATCGAGAACACGATGATGTGGCCCGACGGCAGCTTCGACCTCTACGACGCCCGCCTCACTCCCAACAGCCGCGGCAGCTATCCGCTCCGCTACCTCAGCAACATCAAGCCCAGCTCGATGGCCGGGCATCCGAAGACGATCCTCTTCCTCACCGCCGACGCCAACGGCGTCATCCCGCCGGTGAGCAAGCTCACCCGCGAGCAGGCCATGCTCTGGTTCCTGATGGGCTACACGAGCAAGCTGGCCGGCACGGAGACGGGCATCGTCGATCCGGTGAGCACCTTCTCGCGCTTCTTCGGCGCCCCCTTCATGCCGCGCAACCCGGACGACTACGCGTCCATGCTGGGCCGCAAGCTCGATCAGTACGGCACGCGGGTCTACCTCATCAACACGGGCTGGTCGGGCGGGCCCTACGGCGAGGGACAGCGCATGGACATCAACCTCACCCGACGCATGGTCAACGCCGCGCTCGCGGGCGAACTCGACGACCTGGAGTACGACGCCGATCCGATCTTCAAGGTGCTGGTGCCCCGGAGTTGCCCCGGCGTGTCCGATCCCGCCATGCTGCACCCGGCCAACACCTGGAAGGA
This DNA window, taken from bacterium, encodes the following:
- a CDS encoding phosphoenolpyruvate carboxykinase (ATP) — its product is MTFQEKLAALLASRGKAVHDNLPRPELIRAALAHGEAVAAKCGALVTWTPPESTGRSPKDTVMVRRPESEKTIDWSAANNIPLAPETMDMVLEDALAVFGRLPRIYKIDRLVGADPAYTLPVQMVSSHALHAVFIDNMFRPWSDAEVKRSIFKDKPFTLITLPYEKLDPKRYAGRLREDPRLGHTSTMVVAMDFDRRLGVVYGSAYCGSNKKLIFTVMNYLLPPAGILPLHCSANEGPAGDSALLLGLSGTGKTTLSADATRALLGDDEHGWSESGIANFEYGCYAKLIDLDPAKEPEIYRACFHEAKVEEHGAVIENTMMWPDGSFDLYDARLTPNSRGSYPLRYLSNIKPSSMAGHPKTILFLTADANGVIPPVSKLTREQAMLWFLMGYTSKLAGTETGIVDPVSTFSRFFGAPFMPRNPDDYASMLGRKLDQYGTRVYLINTGWSGGPYGEGQRMDINLTRRMVNAALAGELDDLEYDADPIFKVLVPRSCPGVSDPAMLHPANTWKDKAAFTARAQKLAGEFAAQFDKAYGDKGIDPAVAAACPGR